The Pirellulales bacterium genome includes a window with the following:
- a CDS encoding DUF3466 family protein, which produces MPVVLVALLNTGLSSAITYNVTDLNTLPGDASSIAYGINDNGQIVGKSGAFENGNFIGRAFLYQAGSMLQLSGPNSAANGINNDGDVAGAVGPSASLYSGGIMQNIGALLPPSPIYQSSIATAVNAGDQVVGYRTYMQGEGFVQDAFLYSAGTAVEFHSLGLPNGSVAYGINTAGNVVGTGSSDTYFNHAFLYDGTSVHDLGTLGGPTSTAYGINDNGDVVGSADQHEIFGTNQPGAFLYSGGAMHYLGSLGVFPDPMLPLPSEALAINNSGEIVGDAFVISDVGMHDEVIHAFVYAGGTMTDLNTLIDPNSGWVLEKATALNDLGQIVGYGMLANGQTHAFLLTPVPEPATLILAVLGVSITCVRHARKRDLSIV; this is translated from the coding sequence ATGCCAGTCGTCTTGGTCGCACTGTTGAACACGGGACTGTCCAGCGCCATCACGTACAATGTTACAGACCTTAACACGCTGCCGGGCGATGCGTCCAGCATCGCGTATGGAATCAATGATAATGGTCAAATCGTTGGCAAGTCGGGCGCCTTCGAGAATGGCAACTTTATCGGTCGTGCATTTCTGTATCAGGCCGGTTCAATGCTCCAGCTGAGCGGCCCCAATAGTGCCGCCAACGGCATCAATAACGATGGCGACGTGGCGGGTGCTGTCGGACCGAGCGCCTCTTTGTATAGCGGCGGGATCATGCAAAACATCGGCGCGCTGCTGCCCCCCAGCCCTATATATCAGTCGAGCATCGCAACGGCCGTCAACGCCGGTGACCAGGTCGTCGGCTATAGGACTTACATGCAAGGCGAAGGCTTCGTGCAAGATGCGTTCCTGTATAGCGCTGGAACGGCGGTGGAATTTCATTCGTTGGGGTTGCCCAATGGCAGTGTTGCCTACGGAATCAACACGGCCGGCAACGTTGTAGGTACTGGATCATCCGACACTTATTTCAACCACGCCTTCCTGTACGACGGCACCTCGGTACACGACCTCGGAACTCTCGGCGGTCCCACGAGCACCGCATATGGCATCAACGACAACGGTGATGTCGTCGGGAGCGCTGATCAACATGAAATCTTCGGTACGAACCAACCGGGCGCCTTCCTGTACAGCGGCGGTGCGATGCACTATCTCGGCTCGCTAGGCGTTTTCCCGGACCCAATGCTCCCTTTACCGAGCGAGGCGCTCGCCATTAACAATAGCGGCGAGATCGTCGGCGATGCATTTGTAATTTCAGATGTGGGGATGCACGACGAGGTTATACATGCGTTCGTCTACGCTGGCGGTACGATGACAGACCTCAATACCCTGATTGACCCGAACTCGGGCTGGGTCCTCGAAAAAGCGACCGCTCTGAATGATCTTGGGCAGATTGTCGGCTATGGCATGCTGGCCAACGGCCAAACGCACGCCTTTCTATTGACCCCCGTGCCGGAACCAGCGACGCTCATCCTGGCAGTTCTCGGCGTCAGCATTACTTGCGTTCGTCATGCGCGCAAGAGGGACCTATCTATCGTTTAG